A section of the Paracoccaceae bacterium genome encodes:
- the alr gene encoding alanine racemase, producing the protein MATGILTIDLDAVAANWRALNSATAVETAAVVKADGYGLGAPEMATTLARAGARRFFVATAEEGALIRTALGPMPEVFVFSGHMAGDTGAIRDLKLTPLLNSIEQMTLHFEALHGHPFGIQLDSGMNRLGLEPAEWVAARDLILPQNPALVMSHLACADEADHPMNAAQLKTFRDMTDGISAPRSLAATGGILLGPAYHFDLTRPGVGLYGGLPFDAAQPVVGLSLPVIQTRTLHAGETVGYGGTWEAPHPARIATVSGGYADGLLRAAGGTGLLFHKGRPCQIAGRVSMDLIGVDVTHLTEIPQALDILGPDQTVDDLAEAAGTIGYEILTLLGARYHRTYLGGVA; encoded by the coding sequence ATGGCAACCGGAATACTCACCATCGACCTCGACGCCGTCGCTGCCAACTGGCGGGCGCTGAATTCCGCGACAGCGGTTGAAACCGCCGCCGTGGTAAAGGCGGATGGCTATGGCCTGGGCGCGCCGGAAATGGCGACGACGCTGGCGCGCGCTGGGGCGCGCAGGTTTTTCGTCGCCACCGCAGAAGAAGGCGCGCTGATCCGCACCGCCCTTGGCCCGATGCCCGAGGTTTTTGTCTTCTCGGGGCATATGGCCGGCGACACCGGGGCGATCCGCGATCTGAAGCTGACGCCGCTGCTGAATTCCATTGAACAGATGACCCTGCATTTCGAAGCGCTGCACGGCCACCCCTTCGGCATCCAACTGGACAGCGGCATGAACCGCCTTGGCCTGGAGCCCGCCGAATGGGTCGCCGCGCGTGACCTGATCCTGCCGCAGAACCCCGCCCTGGTGATGAGCCACCTTGCCTGCGCGGACGAGGCGGATCATCCGATGAACGCCGCCCAACTCAAAACCTTCCGCGACATGACCGACGGGATCAGCGCGCCACGCTCGCTGGCGGCCACGGGGGGCATCTTGCTTGGCCCGGCCTATCACTTTGACCTGACCCGCCCCGGCGTTGGCCTGTATGGCGGCCTGCCGTTTGACGCAGCACAGCCCGTCGTTGGCCTGTCATTGCCCGTTATCCAGACCCGTACACTGCACGCGGGCGAAACCGTTGGTTATGGCGGCACCTGGGAAGCGCCGCATCCGGCGCGTATCGCCACCGTTTCGGGCGGCTATGCGGATGGGCTGCTGCGCGCAGCTGGCGGCACCGGGTTGCTGTTCCACAAGGGCCGCCCTTGCCAGATCGCAGGCCGTGTTTCGATGGATCTGATCGGCGTGGATGTCACGCATCTGACCGAGATACCCCAAGCGCTCGACATTCTCGGGCCCGATCAGACGGTTGACGATCTGGCCGAGGCTGCCGGGACCATCGGTTATGAAATCCTCACCTTGCTGGGCGCGCGGTATCACCGGACTTATCTGGGCGGCGTGGCATGA
- a CDS encoding MlaE family lipid ABC transporter permease subunit, whose protein sequence is MSVLSPVAAVGRSTLDLIAAIGRVTLFAATTLLNLFRPPFYWREFLSALMTIGYFSLPVVGLTTLFTGGALALQIFAGSARFSAEAVVPQIVAIGMVRELGPVLVGLMIAARVTSSIAAEIATMKVTEQIDALVTLSTDPMRYLTLPRVLAATLVVPLLVAVGDTIGIFGGYLVGTGRLGFNAAAYLTNTVDFLEQADIVSSLAKGAAFGFIAALMGCYFGMRSGRGAQGVGRATKSAVVAASVLILAANYVLTEVFFSA, encoded by the coding sequence ATGAGCGTTCTGTCACCCGTTGCCGCAGTGGGGCGCTCCACGCTGGACCTGATCGCCGCCATCGGGCGCGTCACACTGTTCGCGGCGACCACCCTGCTGAACCTGTTCCGTCCACCGTTCTACTGGCGCGAGTTTCTGTCGGCGCTGATGACGATCGGCTATTTCAGCTTGCCGGTCGTCGGTCTGACCACGCTGTTCACTGGCGGCGCGCTGGCGCTGCAGATCTTTGCCGGAAGCGCGCGTTTTTCTGCCGAGGCGGTGGTCCCCCAGATCGTCGCCATCGGCATGGTGCGCGAACTTGGGCCGGTGCTGGTGGGGCTGATGATCGCGGCGCGGGTCACCTCAAGCATCGCTGCCGAAATTGCCACCATGAAGGTGACCGAGCAGATCGACGCGCTGGTCACGCTCAGCACCGATCCGATGCGCTATCTGACCCTGCCGCGCGTGCTGGCCGCGACGCTTGTGGTGCCGTTGCTGGTGGCGGTGGGCGACACCATCGGCATTTTCGGCGGCTATCTGGTCGGCACCGGGCGGCTGGGTTTCAATGCTGCCGCCTATCTGACCAACACCGTCGATTTTCTGGAACAGGCCGACATCGTTAGCAGCCTGGCGAAAGGCGCGGCCTTCGGCTTCATCGCCGCACTGATGGGATGTTATTTCGGCATGCGTAGCGGGCGCGGCGCGCAGGGCGTGGGCCGGGCAACAAAATCTGCCGTTGTGGCCGCCAGCGTGTTGATATTGGCGGCAAATTACGTGCTGACCGAGGTGTTCTTTTCGGCATGA